The following is a genomic window from Rhododendron vialii isolate Sample 1 chromosome 9a, ASM3025357v1.
TATCTGGATTTTGGCTACTGAAATTCTGTTTTCTTGACCCACTCTGTGTTTCactagttttattttgttttggttttttgagtTATCAGACAAGTGAAAACAGTTGGATCATTGTTTCCCCTGATAAGTGTTTAAAGTTTCGTTAATTGCACCAAAATTTTTGAATTGGTGAGACCAGAAACTCCCCTGTAAGTGAAGTAATAAATTAGGGTGGGATTGTCTGCAAACAACTTCTGTGCTTATCATGGCATAGTTCATGCCTAAATATCTGAAGGAAGCATAGAAAAGGGAATGAGAATTTGGAAGATTGACTAAAGGTGGGTTCAGTTGTAAGGTTTCCCTCTTGCAGTAGGGTTTGGTGCTGGTATTGGTGTGAGTTGTACGGAGTGTCTTCTTGAGTCAAGTTGCAGCACCATTTCATTCCGTTGTCCAAAGTCTTGGCTGATTTCTTTTCATATGCATTTTGTCAGAATTTTTGGCATTTTCCAAGCTTTCTCATTAAGGTTTATTGTACAAGTTAGCAATTGTTTGTTTGTTCGAGTGTTAAGGTACGTTTATATAGGTATATGGTTTTACTCTCCTTTACCGAGTAAGGCTGCATACATGTGACCTTCCTCGAACCCCATAGTGGCAATTGCTTCGTGCATTTAGGGTGCCTTTGTATAGGATATGCATGGATATGCTTGAGCATCATTTTCTTATGACAAGATCAGCATGGCtgttgataagtaaataattatatatataaagggaTTGCCACCCAAATACAAAAAGAGGTCacaagacaaaaatgccctatACACTCCCCAAAGAGTGGAAAATCTCAAACCAGtctaaaaattggtcaagagaTAGATTACAATCtctcttgtcccaactatacaaactatTCACCAAACAACTTTTTAATCTAAACATGGGCTTTTCTACCCCCCAAAACACCTAAAATTCCTTTCTCGCCAAATAAACCACATCACGCAAAAAGAAATCATTGTCCAAGAGGAATCATTGTCCAGACTCGCGTCCTTCTCTTTCCCACTTTAGCACCTATCCAAGCAATTAATAGTTTCATCACATTCCTAGGCATGGTCCACTGCATACCAAACCAAGAAAGCACCAAAGTCCATAACTCCCACGCCACCGGGCAATGAATTAGAAGGTGATCGACTGTTTCTGCATCCCTTTTACACATACAACACCAATTCACAATGATTTGCTTCCTTCGGATCAAATTATCCAAAGTAAGGATCTTGCCTTTAGCCACGCACCATACAAAAAAACTCACCTTTAACGGTGCCGCCATCTTCCAAATTGCTTGCCACGGAAAGGAAGAAGTAACCCTCCTACAAAGAGCTTGATAGTAAGATTTCACCTGGAAAGATCCGGATTTAGACAAGCTCCAACGCATCTCGTCTTCCCCTTCACCTATTCTACGAATATCATACACTCTTTGAAGCAAAGTAATCAAAGCATTCTCCTCCCAATCGCACACATCCCTACGCAAACGAATATCCCAAACGGGAGCCCCATGCTGAAAATGGAGATAATCAAAGACATTTGTATCTCTATCATGAGCCAAAAGATATATACTCGGAAAAGCCTCTCGCAATCTGACATCCCCACACCACAAATGCTCCCAAAATTTCATCCTACTCCCATCGCAACCACCATATGAATATTCTTTTCAAAAGCATCCCAACCATTCATGATACCCCCCCCCATAGCGCAACCCCGTAaggcaatctcacattgagGGCCGACCAATCTCCCCACTCGCTACCGTACTTAGCTACTACAATCGTTCTCCACCATCTCTCCCTTTCACACGCAAATCTCCAAAGCCATTTGCCCAACAAAGCTTGATTGAACAACTTTAGACGCCTCACACCCAAACCCCCTTCTCTAATAGGAGCACAAACCGTATCCCAATCAACTAAATGATACTTGAATTCTTCCCCCACACCTTTCCAAAGAAAATCTCTTTGGATCTTCTCTAACCTTTTTGCAACCGAAACCGGAATAACAAACAAGGACATGAAATAAAGTGGGCAAATTAGAGAGCGTACTTTTAATTAAAGTGAGTCTGCCTCCTTTAGTAATATCTTGACGCTTCCAACCCGCCAACCTCTTTTCAAATCTTTCCACAACTTTGTCTCATGCTGACTTTGATTTGAAGGCTGAACCGAGTGGCAATCCCAAATACTCTGTCGGGAGCGACGCCACCCTATAATCCAAAATCTGAGCAAGAGGTCCAATATCGTCGATTGCCCCAATAGGGATCATTTTAGATTTTCCCAAATTCACTTTAAGTCCAGAAACAACCTCGAAGCACAAAAGAACACATCTAAGTTATCCCACCTCCATTAGCTCTGCATTGCAGAACAAAAGAGTATCATTGGCATAAAGAATGTGCGAAACCAACAAGCTCAAACCATTCCCCCTTCCCAATTCGACGCCATGTAAAAAGCCCCCTTCGACCGCTTTTTGAATCGTCTTGCTGAGCACCTCCATAACTAAGATAaaaaggagagaggagagaggatcGCCTTGACGCAAACCTCTAGAAGTTTGAAAAAAACCGGCCAGAGTCCCATTCAACAAAACTGACATTCTGACAGAGGAGATGCAAAAACTAATCCACCTCCTCCACTACTCCCCAAAACCCATCCGATGCATAATGTAGAGAAGAAAGTTCCAATTGACACGATCATAAGCCTTCTCTATGTCCAGCTTGCATATGATACCCGGGATACCACTCTTCAATCGTGAGTCCACACACTCATTTGCAACCAaaaccagtgttctaaaaggcggaattaatcgccgattaatcgccgattaatcggaaACTTGCCATCTCCGATAAAATTAATGCCTAGTCGGCTGGATTTGGCGCTCGGGGCGTTAGTTGGcgttaatcggcgattaatcggtaGGCGATTAGTAGGCGATTAATCGATTAATCGATTAAAAGGAGATTAATCGGTTAAAAGGCGATTAATCGGTTAAAAGGCAATTAAAAGGGGTCAAATCtgtatttttggaaaatgaagggGGGTAACTGTAACTTATATCTTATACCCAGTTAAAAGGATTCAATTCCTTCGAATCCTGTTTAGGGCTTTGTTACCCAAACCCAGACTACCCAGTCTCGATCGATCTTGGACGTGGACTGAAGCCGACGCCGCCTGCCTTCGCCGCCACCTGccttcgccgccgccgccgctgcctGCTGCCATCGCCGTCGCCTTCCATCACCGTCAGACTGctgtaatttctctctctctctctctctctctctctctctcgaatcctcgatccctctccctctccctctctcgtatggtctctctctctcacagtttCTCTCTCGCACTGCTGTAGCCTGTaactcatttttattttgtaagtcCATAGACTCCCTACCAGCCGGCTAGTCTGGACAGTGgccaaagtgttttttttttttttttaaatcttagaACAAAGTGTTGTCAGTAGTGATGTTTGGTGTTAACAATTAACACAGTGTAAAATCTTAACttataatcatgttaacagTTAACAATTTCTTTACtttcttctctgtttttttttttgttttgttttttttttttgtgtgttactGTGTAGACTATATTGATATCAAATGTCAATGGATCCCACTCATATTCCATCTTCAGAGGCCTCTAATTCTGAGCCAATATTGAAAAGAAATTCGGATGATGTTGGATGGGAGTATGGAGTTATTGTGGATGTTAAAAATAAGGACCGCCTAAGATGCATTTTGTGTGGGAATCAGTATACTGGAGGGGTTAGTAGGATGAAAAAACACATAGCTCAGGTTAAGGGAGACGTTGCCGCATGCACTAAGGCAAGCAAGGAAGATATATTAAAGTGTAAGAAGGCACTTGATGAGACAGCAgctaaaaagaaagagaagaagcaaGGAGGCATTAATCTTAGGGGGGAAGTTAATATAGTACATGAAGAAGGTGATGAATTTGAAGATGATGAAGTTGAGCATGTAGGTTCAAGGAAGAGGCCCCATGTTCTTGGTCCCCTAGATAGATATACAGAGATCAATCCTGGTTCTTCTGACACGACTACGAGTGGATTCAAGAAGGTAAAACAACCAAACATAAAAGATTCAATTTGGAAGAAGAGGAGTCATGAAGTGAATCAATACTTGGCTCGATGGGTGTACGAAGCCGGTATTCCATTTCATGCCATAGGCAATGATAGTTTCAAACGTTTTGTTGAAGCGGTTGGCCAATTTAGACCGGGATACGAACCTCCAAGCCAATACCAACTAAGAGAGCCATTGTTGAAGGAGGAGGTGGatagaacaaaaaaattactcaagaGGCAAGAAGAAGAGTGGGCTTTGACGGGTTGTTCAATCATGACGGATGCTTGGACCGatcgaaagaggagaagcatTATGAACTTGTGCGTTAACTGTAAGCAAGGgacttgttttctttcttcgAAGGAAGATTCGGAGGCATCACACACGGGGGTGTATATCTTTGAATACGTTGACAAGTTCATTGAAGATATTGGGGCACAAAATGTAGTTCAAGTAGTCACGGATAATGCATCCAACAATATGGCAGCGGCAGATTTGCTAAAGATCAAGAGGCCTAACATATTTTGGACCTCATGCGGCACCCACACAATAAATCTCATGCTTGAAGGAATCGGTAAGCAATCCAAGTTTAAAGGAATTATTGATAAAGCCAAGGCGTTCActatttttgtttatgctcATCATAATACATTGGCGATGATGAGAAAATATACGGAGAGCAGAGACATAGTGAGGCCGGGTGTTACTAGATTCGCGACAGCCTTCTTGACTTTGCAAAGCTTGatggaaaagaaacaagaattgCGGGCAATGTTTAGTAGTGACGCATGGGACAAGAGTAAATGGGCGAAGAGCCCAAAGGGGAAAACGGCATTTGCTACCGTGATGAGTACGGCATTTTGGAATGGTGTAACCTTATGCTTGAAAGTGTTTGGTCCGTTGGTTATGGTTCTTCGACTTGTTGACGGGGATCGGAAGCCCTCAATGGGATTCGTATATGGTGAGCTCAAAAACGCAAAAGAAGAGATCAAAGGGGCATACAAGCAAGTTGAGACTAACTACCGGCCAATACTAGATGTCATTGATGGGAAAGCCAAGGGTCGGTTAGATAGTGCATTGCATTTGACGGGTTACTTTTTGAATCCTTTTTACTTCTACAAAGATCATACCATTCAAGATGATCCTATCATTATGGATGGGGTTCTTACTTGTGTTGAAGCTTTCTTTCCCGATGATGTCAATGTTCAAGATGAAGTCATCAATAGAGAATTGTTGAagtacaagaacaaagaaggtgGATTTGGAAGACCATTAGCCACAATGGGATGTGCGACGAACAATGACTCTTATGATCCGGGTAAATAAGTAGTTACTTTccttagtgttttttttttttggctaagttacttagtaatattttttttttgtgctttctttCATGACTAGTTGGATGGTGGTCTAACTATGGCAATCATACACCCCATTTGAAAAGAATGGCCACTCGAATTCTCTCTTTGACTTCAAGTTCATCGGGGTGTGAgagaaattggagcacttttgAGGGAGTAAATACATACACACTCTATCTCTTTCTTTATATAAATATGCATCGGACAAGAATTATATTAACTTaggattttttcctttttgtatagatacatacaaagaaaaggaatagaCTAGATGCGACAAGGTTGAACAATCTAGTGTATGTCCAATTTAATGCCAGACTCAtcaacaataaaagaaagggGAATGATGTATTACGTGCTAGTGAAGCAACACATGCGCAAGGATGGATTGTGGAAGGTggtgatgttgatgaagaagaCCCGGTTTCGGGACTTACATGGGAGATGATCGGGGAAGCTACGGGAGCGGATGAAGTCCTCCAACATAGAAGAAGTACTAGAAATGTGGGAGTACGAGAGCTACATGAGGAAGATTTTTTGTCGGAAGATGATCCCGAAGAGGAGGTAGATGaggattttgagtttgagtccgATGGAGACCAAGTTATGGATGGATATGGGGAAGAAGAGGATGAGTAAAGAGTAATTGGCTAGTAATTCCGTACttgattttatttggtttgtaatTGACTAGTAATTTCGTATTTGGTTTCCTTTGTTATGAAGTTGAACTATGAACATTAAACTTCTCATTGTATTGACTAGTTATTTTGTAGTACTTTACTACTTTTTCATAAGGGTTGTCattggggtgtgtgtgtgtgtgtatataaaaCCGATTAATTGCTacaagccgattaatcggcgattaaaaGGCCTTgaagcttgaaggtggtcgaccgagcgacgaacgccgagcgatttttagaacattacATAAAGGCGTTGCAGAGAATGGCAAAGAACCGAAGGCTAAGGATGCGGTTTTCATGTGAACAGAGTGGAAAGTATAGACCGTTTATCAACAAGGCAAATGACAAAGGAGGCAATGTCAAAGAGAATGACAAAGAACCGAAGGCAAAGAAGATGGCACGCGTCACAGGAACTAAGAAATGTGAATGCCCGTTTGAATTGAGATGTGTTAAGGGATTGGAAGGTTGGACTGTCACTGTCGTCAACGGCAATCACAATCATCCTCCCACAGAACAGCTTGAGGGGCACGCTTATCCCGGGAGGTTGTCTTCGGAGCAGTCGACTATGTTGGTGGATATGTGTGTTTCGTCATTGTCTAAACCGAGAGAGACCCTAAGTCTAACAAAGGGCAAGGATGAATTCAATGTAAGTACAATTAAAACCATCTACAATGCACGCTACAAGCATGGGCTTCAGGAGTGAGCAGGGAGATCTCAAATGCAATATCTATTGGCTAAGTTATAAGAATATGGGTACATCGAGTTTAACCGGAAAGATGACAATGACTGTGTGAAGGACTTGTTTTGGTCACATCCTACTTCTGGTGATACGTTGCGTGCTTTTCCTCGGGTGTCGCTAATGGATTGCACATACAAGACCAACAGATACAGGTTTCCTTTGCTCCAGATTGTTGGCGTTACATCCACCGAGAGGACTTTCTCCGCCGCCTTTGCATTCATCGATAGGCAGAAAGAGGAAAACTATACGTGGGTGTTGGAGAATTTGAAGAGTATGATGGATCCCGATGAACTTCCCGGTGTTATTGTGACAGGTAGGGAGTTAGCCCTAGTGAATGCCATTACAAGAGTGTTCCCAACAGCCAGCCATCTTCTATGTCGGTGGCATATTGGGCAAAATGTATATGCCAAATGTAGGAAGATGTTTGATGAGATGACTTGGGCTTTATTTAAGCATGCTTTGGATTCACTGATGTACTCACCATCTATAGCTTTATATGAGCAGGCACTTTGTACAATGAAGCGGGAGTTACACGCATACCAAAATTTGTCAAAACGCTATAAGACATACCATAACAATTACTCCCCCTGTCCCAATTCGTTTATCCAATTGTGGAATTCATATTAAGGGATCAAGTTACTACAATCAAAAAGCTTTGAGGTCCCACAATACCCTTACTTTTCTGGCATTAAATGTAAAGGTACTTTCTCCGATACATAGGTTTTTAGAAGAGAGGGCATTAAGGTAACTTTTAGAAGTCAACTAAAAATTGGACACACATTTAAGGAcatgtaaaagtaaaaaaaatggacaaacaaattgggacgcaTGGGAGTAGTTGTTTTGACAAGAGCTATCTCTGTTAAAGGACCTCCCATGCTTTAGACATGTGACATTTTTacaataaaaatacaaaactggttattttaatatttttctataaCTTATTTGGTTGGAATCTAATACATTTAGAATTGTGTATGCTTATGCACTACGAAGCACAAACACTTGGTCAAAGATCACACACCCGTGTCTGACAGACTGACACTTCTCACACACCCGACACTCTTCGAACATTCTACAAACATAGGTCTAACAAGCTAGTCAAAAATGTCATacttcattttccattttgttcacTAGGACACTCTAGGGATACTCTAGAACATGCTCAGGACATTCTGAGGGCACTTTATCGAATATAGACACTATGGCACATGTTGTATCAGATGGAGTAGTTAAATCTAGTTAAAGCTTAGGGAACTCTTCTTCTTGTATGGTAGATGATGGTCTATAGACGACAGTTACAACTTACAATACAACAATGACACATTGGAATGATAAATCATTTTTCGTTGAACTACAATCGTGAGTGATGCAGTGACAAATCTTAATGATGCAACAACAGAAGTGAGTGAAGACATGTAGAATTTCCTATAAgcctcatttttaaaaaaattcattttttcttcaaacATTATGTACTAATACTAAAAGTACATGGACATATTTTATTTAAGGTGTCCCCAAGGTGTCGTATCCTCCATTTCTAAGAATTTGGGTGTCAATGTGTCGGACAATCAGTGTTGTGTCGCATGTCCGCGTTGGTGCTACTTAGCATGTGCATGGACCATGCTCTAATGCTCAGTTTTAACATTGAGTAATTGACTTATTTgatattaattttgatgattcTTGGTTCACATTGGATAAACTCCCAAAATCTCAATGATTCGATTAGACCATTCTTATTTGCTATGTACTTAAATGTGTACACCTCAAACATCTTCAATCATATCCAAACCATTCCCTACATTTACATCTACTATGTAAAAGCTTATCATCTATATTTTGACTCAAAACCTGTTAGAACCAAAGTATGTTTTTCCAAGAGCATTTACCTTCACTGTAGGAATCCTAAGATGCAATACCAATCTTTCAGGCAAAAATTTCAGGAAAAGGTAGATTGGTTTTTTGAGTAATGGTGGGTTCAGTCTTATCATGGGCAACCCAGTCCTTCAACTCAAATGTTTTGCAGAATAAGAAATATCAAATTTCACTTTTAAGACCACACCAACTTAATGATCTTTTACATCTAGTCGCCCATTCAACCATGAGAATGCAAATTGCAATGACCTATTAACTGAAAGTAATTCCAAATTGCAACACATACATATCAGCCAGATGTGCATAAGAATATTTCTGGAAACCATACCAGAAAGTAATTCCAAATCATCCCCACAAGACAGTCCCCGCTCCCTTCATTTGGTCACATGCAACCAAATGATAAAACAAATCACCATAAATGATTTATTCTTGTTTTCCCCATAAATGATCGCCAAACACAAAACGACACTTCGTAGAAGCTTCCAGAAATCAATATCACCCTTCCCCAATCCCAATCCTTTGTACGTACAATGCTCTATACTACTTTTATCTCGCAAAATAAATGTAACCCAAACTTAGTTCCGGTTCCTGATCTTTGGCATCCAAAAGAATTCTTTACGCACATACAAACATGTTTGAGTGAAAGCCTTTTATCATTCTGTTCCCGACCGAATACGGACTCTCGATCTAAAAACACAAGgcaaccgcaagggaaactactAGCCATGCCCTCATTGTGCACACAACACATCACATAGATAATAAAAAACACTTCGCAGAAGCTTCCAGCAATCAATATCACCCTTCCCCATCAACCACACTTAGTTCCGGTTCCTAATCTCTGGCCTCCTAAAGAATTATTTACGCGCACACACATGTTTTAACTGAAAGtcttccataatttttttttgcatccgACTACGGACTCTCGATCTACCAACAACGCATCCGCAAGGGAAACTACTAGACGTGCCCTCATTTTGCACACAACACATCACGTAGGTAATAAGCACCATTGCTTTCAAATCAGAAACTACTAACAAAACCTAGATTATTGAACCACAATTCTCCAGAGTATCTAAACAATTGAATAACACAACAAACAGTCCAAGGTCATGCAGTTACCAATTTCGGGATCTAATTACCAATATTGCTACAGAAACACGGGATCTAATTGCCGTTATTGTATGTATATACCCAGAGAGAGAGCGGGAGAGACgcagagctagagagagagagagagagagacagagagagaacgATACCttgaagagagaggagaagaaggagtggcggtggtggctaTGGCGGGCTGGATGGTGGAGAATGGCGACAGAGACAGAGGAGTGGCGGCGGGTTGGAGTTGAGTGGGTTATGTGAAGGAAGTGATCGTCGattgtttgtttgagtttgatttgGGTGGGTTTTGTGTTTTGGAAGAAGAGGGTATAATGAGGAGATTTGGGAAAATTAAtggaaatttttaattttaaaaagaggACGCTTCTATTtgcagccttttattttctcccatagcccattatatttcgataaatggttgttgaaaatcataaataacatttcggtaaattgctgttgaaaacaagattatatttcggtaactacatgtcgaaaatatgttcaacttttggtaaacaactgccgaacatacattttcggtaaatagctgttgaaaaaaatattatatttcgataattggatgctgaaaatatatctcaatttcggta
Proteins encoded in this region:
- the LOC131301254 gene encoding uncharacterized protein LOC131301254 encodes the protein MSMDPTHIPSSEASNSEPILKRNSDDVGWEYGVIVDVKNKDRLRCILCGNQYTGGVSRMKKHIAQVKGDVAACTKASKEDILKCKKALDETAAKKKEKKQGGINLRGEVNIVHEEGDEFEDDEVEHVGSRKRPHVLGPLDRYTEINPGSSDTTTSGFKKVKQPNIKDSIWKKRSHEVNQYLARWVYEAGIPFHAIGNDSFKRFVEAVGQFRPGYEPPSQYQLREPLLKEEVDRTKKLLKRQEEEWALTGCSIMTDAWTDRKRRSIMNLCVNCKQGTCFLSSKEDSEASHTGVYIFEYVDKFIEDIGAQNVVQVVTDNASNNMAAADLLKIKRPNIFWTSCGTHTINLMLEGIGKQSKFKGIIDKAKAFTIFVYAHHNTLAMMRKYTESRDIVRPGVTRFATAFLTLQSLMEKKQELRAMFSSDAWDKSKWAKSPKGKTAFATVMSTAFWNGVTLCLKVFGPLVMVLRLVDGDRKPSMGFVYGELKNAKEEIKGAYKQVETNYRPILDVIDGKAKGRLDSALHLTGYFLNPFYFYKDHTIQDDPIIMDGVLTCVEAFFPDDVNVQDEVINRELLKYKNKEGGFGRPLATMGCATNNDSYDPVGWWSNYGNHTPHLKRMATRILSLTSSSSGCERNWSTFEGIHTKKRNRLDATRLNNLVYVQFNARLINNKRKGNDVLRASEATHAQGWIVEGGDVDEEDPVSGLTWEMIGEATGADEVLQHRRSTRNVGVRELHEEDFLSEDDPEEEVDEDFEFESDGDQVMDGYGEEEDE